In Leishmania panamensis strain MHOM/PA/94/PSC-1 chromosome 6 sequence, the following proteins share a genomic window:
- a CDS encoding NAD(p)-dependent steroid dehydrogenase-like protein (TriTrypDB/GeneDB-style sysID: LpmP.06.0330) yields the protein MLVERGAEKVVCFDIVPKEKAIGVWNHPAIEYVVGDITCYSDVSAAIKGSDCVWHLAAAVGPFHPHNLYKRVNHGGTVNVIRACKEHGVKKMIFSSSPSTRFKGSLFHRPNVDGLTEDEMPKLPLEHYMQMYAETKAEAEMAVRESIDDDFWSIAVAPHQVYGPRDNLFLPNILEAAGTGKLRVFGKGDNRICFTHVDNYCHGLIIAEKQLYKDSPYLGRFYIVTDGDTHPEPAAYCIFWKELDKAIVRMGFGSIMSKAHYPFWFLYIAALFAELAGWMMRTTFKLNVFNVFVLTMNRWFRIDAAQHDLEFQPVIPFGDGWNDTIEWFMLNWLPKFNKQDHSSIAGISSGSQQKIDIQARKDR from the coding sequence ATGCTGGTCGAGCGAGGCGCCGAGAAGGTTGTGTGCTTTGATATTGTTCCCAAAGAAAAGGCTATCGGTGTCTGGAACCACCCGGCGATTGAATATGTTGTTGGCGATATCACGTGCTATTCTGATGTTTCGGCAGCCATCAAAGGGAGTGACTGCGTTTGGCAccttgcggctgctgtggggcCTTTCCACCCTCACAACTTGTACAAGCGGGTCAATCATGGGGGCACAGTGAACGTGATCCGCGCCTGCAAGGAACACGGGGTGAAGAAGATGATTTTCAGCTCGTCACCATCAACTCGGTTCAAGGGTAGTCTTTTCCACCGCCCAAATGTCGATGGGCTTACTGAGGATGAAATGCCGAAACTACCACTTGAGCATTACATGCAAATGTACGCAGAGACAAAGGCAGAGGCCGAAATGGCGGTGCGGGAGTCCATCGACGACGACTTCTGGTCTATCGCGGTTGCTCCGCATCAGGTGTATGGCCCACGCGACAACCTGTTTTTGCCCAACATCCTGGAGGCTGCGGGCACAGGTAAGCTGCGCGTCTTCGGTAAAGGCGACAACCGCATCTGCTTCACCCACGTGGACAACTATTGTCACGGCCTCATCATTGCAGAGAAGCAGCTATACAAGGATTCTCCGTACCTTGGACGGTTTTACATTGTGACCGACGGTGACACGCATCCTGAGCCGGCGGCGTACTGCATTTTCTGGAAGGAGCTCGACAAGGCCATTGTGAGAATGGGGTTTGGGTCCATAATGAGCAAAGCTCACTACCCGTTCTGGTTCCTTTACATTGCAGCACTTTTCGCGGAATTGGCGGGCTGGATGATGAGAACAACGTTCAAGCTCAACGTCTTTAACGTTTTTGTTCTCACAATGAATCGCTGGTTTCGGATCGACGCGGCCCAGCACGATCTTGAGTTTCAGCCCGTCATTCCTTTTGGGGATGGCTGGAATGACACGATCGAGTGGTTCATGCTGAATTGGTTGCCTAAGTTCAACAAGCAGGATCACAGCTCTATAGCTGGCATTTCTTCCGGTTCGCAGCAAAAGATCGACATTCAGGCGCGAAAGGACAGGTAA
- a CDS encoding hypothetical protein (TriTrypDB/GeneDB-style sysID: LpmP.06.0340) yields the protein MSQLQIQAKTCIDEVEDVLGSSNSLSTNEVYDRLSATYQRFLQHVWCELPMNNQGGSALATVSCMPIWELLNLHTSKCALSSAPAKAIAVQLLSSMYPKSKDRRCVYQQPSCYGSNSQTAVPLSIQVPIQMVVPKSSAAEQNVEYVKAAERILKMTTIGNYTDGKEAAAVTSTVRTFLINVLPKCTIVSDPRELPKQARGEVHILWDSPTCDWMSGKIFLLTLWCLLIITEFLNLPEYRNLSLFLCSSRWSTRLVELDGCKISYSELLSPLLDICSLCLSMNPRFASSSVDTVPLIDPRVNAFLNGSDVNEERCEIGEYFAKEYSARPTMDGKKSLTLHRADYVNKQLIEDIPNEIDFMGASSSCRDFDQLAYLCRDCLFVPTTDTLVSGISATKRRDILFNRKRMRGAVSLDGPCFIPVKSAVTDMLEKNGTDALVTLERLCCKWREDIV from the coding sequence ATGTCGCAGCTTCAAATTCAAGCGAAAACTTGTATCGATGAGGTGGAGGATGTGTTAGGGTCCTCTAATAGTCTCTCCACCAATGAGGTCTATGATAGGCTTAGTGCAACATATCAACGGTTTCTGCAGCATGTGTGGTGCGAGCTTCCAATGAACAACCAAGGTGGATCGGCCCTTGCAACAGTGTCTTGCATGCCAATTTGGGAGCTTTTGAACCTGCACACCAGCAAATGCGCTCTTTCTTCAGCGCCAGCGAAAGCGATCGCCGTTCAGCTGCTGAGCTCAATGTACCCCAAATCGAAGGACCGCCGGTGCGTGTACCAGCAGCCCAGCTGTTATGGGAGCAACAGCCAGACTGCGGTGCCACTGAGCATACAGGTACCAATTCAAATGGTTGTGCCCAAGAGTTCCGCCGCTGAACAAAATGTCGAGTACGTGAAGGCTGCAGAACGTATCCTAAAAATGACGACAATTGGAAATTACACAGATGGGAAGGaggccgctgccgtcacctCTACAGTACGCACTTTTCTGATTAATGTGCTCCCTAAGTGTACCATTGTCTCTGACCCCAGAGAACTCCCAAAACAAGCCAGAGGAGAAGTTCACATTCTTTGGGACAGTCCTACATGTGATTGGATGTCTGGGAAGATTTTTCTTCTCACACTTTGGTGCCTTCTTATTATTACCGAGTTCCTGAACCTTCCGGAATATAGAAACCTCTCTTTGTTCCTCTGCAGCTCACGCTGGTCAACGCGCTTGGTTGAGCTTGATGGATGTAAGATAAGTTATAGCGAGCTTTTATCCCCTCTTCTGGACATTTGTTCGCTGTGTCTATCGATGAATCCGCGGTTTGCATCATCTTCTGTGGACACAGTGCCACTCATCGATCCACGTGTCAATGCCTTTCTAAATGGTAGTGACGTCAACGAAGAGCGCTGTGAGATTGGTGAATATTTTGCAAAGGAGTACAGTGCCAGGCCGACAATGGACGGCAAAAAGTCTCTGACACTGCACCGCGCAGACTACGTAAATAAACAGCTAATTGAGGATATCCCAAACGAAATTGACTTTATGGGCGCCAGTTCCTCTTGTCGCGATTTCGACCAGCTGGCATATCTGTGCCGAGATTGCCTTTTTGTGCCAACCACAGACACTTTAGTAAGTGGAATTTCTGCCACAAAGCGCCGTGATATACTGTTCAACAGGAAAAGGATGCGAGGTGCCGTAAGCTTGGATGGGCCGTGCTTTATTCCTGTAAAGTCTGCCGTGACTGACATGCTAGAAAAAAATGGCACTGACGCCTTAGTAACACTAGAAAGGTTGTGCTGTAAGTGGAGAGAAGATATAGTATGA